The genomic stretch GAAAGTCAAGCGTGGTTTCGCCGTAAAGATCTACTACATGGTTCCAGGTGACAGAAAGAACCGTGCAAAGGCTGCTGATAAacagaatgaagacacagcactTGTAGCAGATCATCTGAATCTCAGGGACTGAGGCTTTGATAATGCTAACCCTAATGGCCGATGAGCTAAAAATCACGACCACAGGCTTTATAAACATCGGCAATAAGATCAGGTTCTGTGCACAACGAAATTCAGGTGAAATGGTCCAGCTTGAGTTGACAGGGCTGTGAACCAGAATCCTGGTCACAGAGCCAGACATCTGAAACTCCTGATGGTAATAAGCTTCCCAGAGTCCAATGTACACAAGCTGAACGACCTCGTTGTTGAATTCCCAGAGGCGCCAGTATCGGCTGCCTGCAAGGATTATTCCAAACGCCGAAGACATGAGGCTGCAAAGGAAGCCAGTCAGTCTGAAGATCCACTCATTCACCCCAACAAATCTGGAGATGAGATTGAACAGATATAGTGTCAAtccaggaagaaaaaggaagggtggAAGACAGAATGGGACACGATTTATAGAGTGTTAAGTACTCACACCTTTCTATGCTGTCTCAACATTATATTAAAgtgctttctccctctctctctctccgtggttctctctctctccgtggttctctctctct from Cricetulus griseus strain 17A/GY chromosome X, alternate assembly CriGri-PICRH-1.0, whole genome shotgun sequence encodes the following:
- the LOC100773973 gene encoding uncharacterized protein LOC100773973 isoform X2; the encoded protein is MDHFTPNTKRFVGVNEWIFRLTGFLCSLMSSAFGIILAGSRYWRLWEFNNEVVQLVYIGLWEAYYHQEFQMSGSVTRILVHSPVNSSWTISPEFRCAQNLILLPMFIKPVVVIFSSSAIRVSIIKASVPEIQMICYKCCVFILFISSLCTVLSVTWNHVVDLYGETTLDFPPNFPVRKEALIKKHHTHVFPIGVTTTILSLLGMIMFLFEIRSLKTQHNLNVQDASKQADQMA